The following coding sequences are from one Shewanella eurypsychrophilus window:
- a CDS encoding helix-turn-helix domain-containing protein, with protein MLTNKETALLDAATELIREKGMIALNMSDVHKKAGYSRAAQYQSFSDKNSLLAALCMRELVQSTTAIEEQRYKELTADFTVVLRPVVYDYLKLSDRLMIDSAFGNMLKCVEALPEVEQFSFLKQGFAFLHAERTKAKNT; from the coding sequence ATGCTGACAAACAAAGAGACAGCTTTACTAGACGCTGCAACTGAACTCATTCGAGAAAAAGGCATGATTGCGTTAAACATGTCAGATGTACATAAAAAAGCTGGCTACTCTAGAGCGGCTCAATACCAGTCTTTTAGTGATAAAAATTCACTACTTGCTGCTTTATGTATGCGTGAACTCGTACAAAGTACCACGGCCATTGAAGAGCAGAGATATAAAGAGCTAACAGCTGACTTTACTGTCGTACTCAGACCTGTGGTATATGATTATTTGAAGTTATCTGATCGTCTGATGATAGATTCTGCATTTGGAAATATGCTGAAATGTGTTGAGGCCTTACCAGAGGTAGAACAATTCTCTTTCTTAAAGCAAGGTTTTGCTTTCTTGCATGCGGAAAGAACTAAAGCGAAAAATACATAA
- the hinT gene encoding purine nucleoside phosphoramidase: MAEETIFSKIIRREIPAEILFQDDLVTAFRDIDPKAPTHILIIPNHLIPTANDVKSSDEKALGRMVTVAAKLAAEAGIAEDGYRIIMNCNKHGGQEVFHIHMHLLGGCSLGPMLNLNR; the protein is encoded by the coding sequence ATGGCTGAAGAAACCATATTTAGCAAGATCATTCGACGTGAAATTCCCGCAGAAATCTTATTTCAAGATGATCTAGTGACAGCATTTAGAGACATAGATCCCAAGGCGCCAACGCATATCTTAATCATCCCTAATCATCTTATTCCTACAGCAAACGATGTTAAATCGTCTGATGAAAAAGCCTTAGGTCGCATGGTGACTGTCGCTGCAAAGTTGGCAGCAGAGGCGGGGATTGCAGAAGACGGTTACCGTATCATCATGAACTGTAATAAGCATGGTGGCCAAGAGGTGTTCCATATTCATATGCACTTGCTCGGTGGCTGCTCTTTAGGCCCTATGTTGAACCTTAACAGATAG
- a CDS encoding PaaI family thioesterase, with translation MQVNSDFFPLTQIATRFVEQLVQCRRLKLKVHEASEHHVLIELPYSTELIGYPDTGVIHGGVITTLMDTASGSAVVCAIYDEYKSLELSPTLDLRVDYMKPAEPNKPVYGFAECYKISSSVSFTRAIAYQDSIDDPIAHAVGSFMRISPEMIGDDFRQALLGQQKTAAEPIAEESTIRETPLAKSIAPDRQALDVKQLDGKELDVKEMVKKATELNDFGHLLGHVPYTNFIGMSVERFGDELVFRLPAKDDNIGNPILPAIHGGVIAGFMEMSAIVQLMVFMNTSKVPKVVDFSIDYLRAGYHKDTFAECKITRQGRRVANVSINCWQTSRKKLIATARAHFLID, from the coding sequence ATGCAGGTTAATTCAGATTTTTTCCCTTTGACACAAATTGCGACACGTTTTGTCGAACAGCTTGTTCAATGTCGCCGATTAAAACTCAAAGTACATGAGGCCAGTGAGCATCATGTGCTTATAGAGTTGCCTTACAGTACCGAATTAATCGGTTATCCTGATACTGGGGTTATTCATGGTGGTGTGATCACCACTTTAATGGACACAGCCAGTGGAAGTGCCGTTGTCTGCGCTATTTACGATGAATACAAGTCGTTAGAACTATCGCCGACATTAGACCTTAGGGTCGACTACATGAAGCCTGCAGAGCCTAACAAGCCTGTTTATGGTTTTGCAGAGTGTTATAAAATCTCATCGAGTGTTTCTTTTACCCGAGCCATTGCTTATCAAGATTCGATTGATGATCCCATTGCCCATGCGGTAGGCTCTTTTATGCGCATAAGCCCAGAGATGATTGGTGATGATTTTCGCCAGGCGCTATTAGGTCAGCAAAAAACAGCAGCTGAGCCCATTGCAGAAGAAAGTACTATCCGAGAAACACCATTAGCCAAATCTATCGCCCCAGATAGACAAGCGTTAGATGTTAAACAGCTCGATGGTAAAGAGTTAGACGTAAAGGAAATGGTAAAGAAGGCCACCGAGTTGAATGATTTTGGCCATCTTTTAGGGCATGTTCCTTACACTAACTTTATTGGCATGAGTGTTGAGCGTTTCGGTGACGAATTGGTATTCAGGCTGCCAGCAAAAGATGACAATATTGGCAACCCGATATTGCCCGCCATTCATGGTGGTGTGATTGCTGGATTTATGGAAATGTCTGCTATTGTGCAACTCATGGTGTTTATGAATACATCGAAAGTCCCCAAAGTCGTCGACTTTTCCATTGACTACTTGAGGGCGGGTTACCATAAAGATACGTTTGCCGAATGTAAAATCACCCGCCAAGGACGACGAGTTGCCAATGTGAGCATTAATTGCTGGCAAACCAGTCGTAAAAAACTGATTGCTACGGCAAGGGCGCATTTCTTGATTGATTAA
- a CDS encoding YcfL family protein, whose amino-acid sequence MKKLLLAFVSVMVITACAQHTAGVMASSTGEIRVDNSSFASKVGVDQLKARQQGDLLQGAGVIMSKVSTDLRLQYKFTWYDINGYTLEDDGSSWKSLKLHGMQRMQVTAAAPNANAVRYEIYVRKAFSN is encoded by the coding sequence ATGAAGAAATTACTGTTGGCTTTTGTGTCAGTCATGGTTATCACCGCATGTGCACAACATACTGCCGGTGTGATGGCCAGTTCAACGGGGGAGATCCGTGTTGATAATAGCAGCTTTGCGAGTAAGGTTGGCGTTGACCAGCTTAAAGCACGTCAGCAAGGCGATCTGCTACAGGGTGCTGGCGTTATCATGAGTAAGGTATCTACTGACTTAAGGCTTCAGTATAAATTTACTTGGTATGATATCAATGGCTATACACTAGAAGATGATGGCAGCTCTTGGAAGTCATTGAAGCTACATGGTATGCAGCGCATGCAAGTTACCGCAGCAGCACCAAATGCCAATGCCGTTCGCTATGAAATTTATGTGAGAAAAGCCTTTTCTAATTAG
- a CDS encoding TonB-dependent receptor has translation MYTFKFLSFDSSLLKRVSPVALAVSSVLASNFALAAEQPETLASSDEMEVIVVTSDFRGSSLDKMPSSITVIDQQQIEDEGAQHFEDVLNSIANFNWSGGSSRPKYFQIRGVGEQEEYQGAPNSSVGYIIDDIDMSGLGMVSSMYDLQQVEVLRGPQGTRYGANALAGLIYLKSNDPTDEFEHGAEVSVGDDNLTTFSGFSSGPLTDSGKLLYRVSLQQHQQNGYQNNLYLERDDTNARDEFTGRAKLRWYATDDLQIDLTLLHADYDNGYDVWTLDNNGENTLTDAPGVDKQRTTGSSLKFTYSGAEQFELVSLTSYANSQTHYNYDGDWANPDYWGGLDCGGEPCQFDYTWDKEGERNTISQEFRLSSTEAGRIFSGSTDWLLGVYGMRLTEDNDTVEDYNGWLDTLAAEYEANNTAVFGQLDSDLGAGYALSFGLRVERRDSDYSDSAGDEFSPGETMWGGHIALSKSLSDSHETYARIARGYKAGGFNMSLPAELSDKKEYDTETLYNYEIGLKSIWLDGDASTNFSLFYMDRRDQQVSASLQNPEEPQKFILFTENAGSSHNYGAELDANWYATSDLTFYASLGWLETAYGDYAYQDKYGGTVDLTGRELAHSPNFTYSAGATYRTDSGWFANLTTSGKSDFYYSDSNESKSEAYIIFNARVGYETDIWSAYLWGKNLSDEQYGTRGFYFGNEPDQDWADKQYIRYGDPRQLGLTVNVKFM, from the coding sequence ATGTATACATTTAAATTTTTATCTTTTGATTCTAGCCTCTTAAAAAGAGTCTCTCCGGTAGCGTTAGCAGTATCTAGCGTATTGGCGAGTAATTTTGCACTGGCTGCAGAACAACCTGAAACGTTAGCCAGCTCCGATGAGATGGAAGTCATTGTGGTGACGTCTGATTTTCGCGGTTCTAGCTTAGACAAGATGCCATCAAGCATTACGGTTATCGATCAGCAGCAAATTGAAGATGAAGGTGCACAACATTTCGAAGATGTGCTTAATTCTATCGCTAACTTTAACTGGTCGGGTGGTAGTTCTCGTCCTAAATACTTCCAAATTCGTGGTGTCGGTGAGCAGGAAGAATATCAAGGCGCCCCCAATTCATCTGTCGGCTACATCATAGATGATATCGATATGTCAGGTCTTGGCATGGTATCGAGCATGTATGACCTACAACAAGTTGAAGTGCTGCGTGGCCCTCAAGGCACACGTTATGGCGCCAATGCGTTGGCTGGCTTGATTTACCTTAAGAGTAACGACCCTACCGATGAATTTGAACATGGTGCAGAAGTCTCAGTAGGTGATGATAATCTCACTACGTTCAGTGGTTTTAGCTCTGGACCTCTGACGGATTCAGGAAAGTTACTCTACCGAGTGTCACTGCAGCAACATCAGCAAAATGGTTATCAAAATAACCTTTATCTTGAACGTGACGATACCAATGCCCGGGATGAGTTTACCGGCCGGGCGAAATTGCGTTGGTATGCCACAGATGATTTACAGATAGATTTGACCCTGCTTCATGCTGACTATGATAATGGCTATGATGTGTGGACCTTAGATAATAATGGTGAGAATACCCTAACAGACGCGCCAGGCGTCGATAAGCAGCGCACCACAGGTAGCTCGCTTAAGTTTACCTATTCAGGTGCCGAGCAGTTCGAACTCGTTTCTTTAACATCATATGCTAACTCTCAGACTCACTATAATTATGATGGTGATTGGGCAAACCCTGATTACTGGGGCGGACTGGATTGTGGCGGTGAGCCTTGCCAATTCGATTATACCTGGGATAAAGAAGGGGAGCGAAATACCATTAGCCAAGAGTTTAGACTCAGCTCAACTGAAGCTGGACGTATCTTTTCTGGTAGCACAGATTGGTTACTGGGTGTTTATGGTATGCGCTTAACTGAAGACAACGACACAGTTGAAGATTATAACGGCTGGTTAGACACGCTTGCTGCCGAATATGAAGCGAATAATACTGCCGTATTTGGCCAATTAGATTCAGATCTCGGTGCGGGTTATGCCTTGTCCTTCGGTCTGAGAGTCGAACGACGTGACAGCGATTACAGTGACAGTGCCGGTGATGAGTTTAGTCCTGGTGAGACCATGTGGGGCGGGCATATTGCCTTGAGTAAGTCGTTAAGTGACAGTCATGAAACTTATGCACGAATCGCTAGAGGTTATAAGGCGGGTGGTTTCAATATGTCATTGCCAGCTGAGCTGTCAGACAAGAAAGAGTATGATACCGAAACTTTATATAACTATGAAATAGGCCTTAAATCTATTTGGCTTGATGGTGATGCCAGTACGAATTTTTCATTATTTTATATGGACAGACGTGATCAGCAAGTTTCAGCATCACTTCAGAACCCTGAAGAACCGCAAAAGTTTATCCTCTTCACTGAAAATGCAGGCAGTTCACATAATTATGGTGCCGAACTTGATGCCAATTGGTATGCAACATCGGATCTTACATTTTATGCCAGCCTAGGTTGGCTAGAAACTGCATATGGTGATTATGCTTATCAAGATAAGTATGGTGGAACGGTGGATCTGACTGGTCGCGAACTGGCTCATTCACCAAACTTTACTTACAGTGCAGGGGCGACTTATCGCACCGACTCTGGTTGGTTCGCTAACTTGACCACCAGTGGTAAGAGTGATTTTTATTATTCAGACAGTAACGAGTCTAAGTCTGAAGCTTATATCATCTTCAATGCCCGTGTCGGTTATGAAACCGATATATGGTCTGCTTACCTTTGGGGTAAGAACTTATCTGATGAACAATACGGTACCCGAGGTTTTTACTTTGGCAACGAGCCAGATCAAGACTGGGCAGACAAGCAATATATACGCTACGGTGATCCGCGCCAGCTAGGGCTGACCGTAAACGTCAAGTTTATGTAA
- the pnuC gene encoding nicotinamide riboside transporter PnuC produces MMDFWSALLSTIDVALIEATALTAWEAIAVVLAAAYLVLAMKGSIWCWVAAFASTAIYTALFWKVSLLMESVLNVYYMAMAVYGFNQWTKGRSGDAAIGVISWSLQRHVKLISVTAIISVVVGYLMSTYTQASFAYLDAATTCFAVMTTYLVAKKVLENWLYWVVIDFVSIYLYLQKGLMLTSLLFIMYVGMAIGGYFLWRTAMSEQVKESRA; encoded by the coding sequence ATGATGGACTTTTGGTCGGCACTGCTAAGTACAATCGATGTTGCCTTGATTGAAGCGACGGCTTTAACCGCGTGGGAGGCTATTGCCGTTGTATTGGCTGCCGCCTATCTGGTATTGGCAATGAAAGGCAGTATCTGGTGCTGGGTTGCTGCATTCGCTAGCACGGCAATTTACACTGCACTTTTTTGGAAAGTATCACTCCTGATGGAGTCTGTCCTTAATGTCTATTATATGGCAATGGCTGTCTATGGCTTTAACCAATGGACAAAAGGGCGGAGTGGCGATGCGGCGATAGGTGTCATTTCCTGGAGCTTACAGCGCCACGTTAAATTAATATCTGTGACTGCGATAATCTCTGTTGTAGTCGGTTATCTGATGTCTACCTATACCCAAGCATCGTTTGCTTACTTAGACGCGGCTACGACCTGTTTCGCGGTGATGACCACCTATTTAGTGGCTAAAAAAGTATTAGAAAACTGGCTGTATTGGGTGGTGATAGATTTTGTGTCCATCTACCTTTATTTGCAAAAAGGACTCATGCTGACTTCTCTGTTGTTTATCATGTATGTAGGGATGGCTATCGGGGGTTATTTCCTTTGGCGTACCGCGATGAGTGAGCAAGTCAAAGAGAGTCGTGCTTAA